The following proteins are encoded in a genomic region of Oncorhynchus keta strain PuntledgeMale-10-30-2019 chromosome 8, Oket_V2, whole genome shotgun sequence:
- the tmem181 gene encoding transmembrane protein 181 isoform X2 → MDVLAPMRLYTLSKRHFVLVFVVFLICFGLTVFIGIAGPKILAETKYSGDELLDKNQSIKTGPFILQSPPLSTYNQQLWLTCIMQVEHSTVVDFLQHFEINVELKGVMQDASVMHIRSNVHQKSRMLHCGAKCDEIIVVHLGYLNYTQYQINVSFKGLENITYEVKVNFMWKMYNPSFSQVEIWFRFVFVVLTFMVTCMFAHSLRKFSMRDWGIEQKWMSILLPLLLLYNDPFFPLSFLVNSWFPRTLDAFFQALFLCSLLLFWLCVYHGIRVQGERKCLTFYLPKLVIVGLLWLSAVTLGIWQTVNELQDPTYQYKVDIANFQGMKIFFLVVVTLYVLYLIFLIVRACSELKNMPYTDLRLKFLTALTFVVLVISMVILYLRFGAKALQDNFVAELSTHYQNSAEFLSFYGLLNFYLYTLAFVYSPSKDAIYDSQLKDNPAFSMLNDSDDEVIYGSDYEEMPLQNGRAIKATAKYQNESDSD, encoded by the exons ATGGACGT GCTAGCCCCCATGCGGCTCTACACACTCTCCAAAAGACACTTTGTTTTGGTCTTTGTGGTGTTCTTGATCTGTTTTGGCCTCACTGTCTTCATTGGTATAGCAG GTCCTAAAATCCTTGCGGAGACGAAATACAGTGGAGATGAACTGCTGGACAAAAATCAATCCATAAAG ACTGGTCCCTTCATCCTGCAGTCCCCGCCCCTCTCCACCTATAACCAACAGCTATGGCTCACCTGTATAATGCAGGTGGAACACAGCACTG TGGTGGACTTCCTGCAGCACTTTGAGATCAACGTGGAGCTGAAGGGAGTCATGCAGGATGCCAGCGTCATGCACATCCGCAGCAACGTGCACCAGAAATCACGAATGCTGCACTGTGGCGCT AAGTGTGATGAGATCATTGTGGTGCACCTGGGCTATCTGAATTACacacagtaccagatcaatgtcaGCTTCAAAGGCCTGGAGAACATCACCTACGAAGTCAAGGTCAACTTCATG tggaAGATGTATAATCCCTCGTTCTCTCAAGTGGAGATCTGGTTCCGGTTTGTCTTTGTGGTTTTGACCTTCATGGTGACG TGCATGTTTGCTCACTCTCTGAGGAAGTTCTCCATGAGAGACTGGGGCATTGAGCAGAAGTGGATGTCCATCCTGCTGCCTCTACTACTGCTGTATAACG ATCCATTTTTCCCACTGTCATTCCTGGTTAACAGCTGGTTTCCGAGGACTCTGGATGCATTCTTCCAGGCCCTCTTCCTGTGTTCCCTGCTGCTCTTCTGGCTCTGTGTCTACCACGGCATCCGGGTTCAG ggagagaggaagtgtctgACGTTCTATCTTCCTAAACTGGTCATTGTCGGCCTCCTGTGGCTCTCAGCAGTTACCTTGGGGATATGGCAAAC GGTCAATGAGCTACAGGACCCCACCTACCAGTACAAAGTGGACATCGCTAACTTCCAG GGCATGAAGATTTTCTTCCTGGTGGTGGTGACCCTGTACGTCCTGTATCTCATCTTCCTCATCGTCAGAGCTTGTTCTGAGCTCAAGAACATGCCCTATACCG ATCTCCGGCTGAAGTTTCTGACTGCGCTGACGTTTGTGGTCCTGGTAATAAG CATGGTGATACTCTATCTTAGGTTTGGTGCCAAGGCTCTGCAAGACAACTTTGTGGCTGAGTTGTCAACCCATTACCAGAACT CAGCTGAATTTTTATCTTTCTATGGATTACTCAACTTTTACTTGTACACATTAGCATTTGTGTATTCCCCCTCAAAAGACGCCATTTATG ACTCCCAGTTGAAGGATAATCCTGCATTCTCCATGCTCAATGACTCAGATGATGAAGTCATATACGG GAGCGATTACGAGGAGATGCCTTTGCAAAATGGCCGTGCCATCAAAGCAACAGCCAAGTACCAGAATGAGAGCGACAGCGACTGA
- the tmem181 gene encoding transmembrane protein 181 isoform X1, translating into MDTDYSAFENPLYSELKYFCKKIQEVYNELKEDLTPYRDDRFYRLAPMRLYTLSKRHFVLVFVVFLICFGLTVFIGIAGPKILAETKYSGDELLDKNQSIKTGPFILQSPPLSTYNQQLWLTCIMQVEHSTVVDFLQHFEINVELKGVMQDASVMHIRSNVHQKSRMLHCGAKCDEIIVVHLGYLNYTQYQINVSFKGLENITYEVKVNFMWKMYNPSFSQVEIWFRFVFVVLTFMVTCMFAHSLRKFSMRDWGIEQKWMSILLPLLLLYNDPFFPLSFLVNSWFPRTLDAFFQALFLCSLLLFWLCVYHGIRVQGERKCLTFYLPKLVIVGLLWLSAVTLGIWQTVNELQDPTYQYKVDIANFQGMKIFFLVVVTLYVLYLIFLIVRACSELKNMPYTDLRLKFLTALTFVVLVISMVILYLRFGAKALQDNFVAELSTHYQNSAEFLSFYGLLNFYLYTLAFVYSPSKDAIYDSQLKDNPAFSMLNDSDDEVIYGSDYEEMPLQNGRAIKATAKYQNESDSD; encoded by the exons GCTAGCCCCCATGCGGCTCTACACACTCTCCAAAAGACACTTTGTTTTGGTCTTTGTGGTGTTCTTGATCTGTTTTGGCCTCACTGTCTTCATTGGTATAGCAG GTCCTAAAATCCTTGCGGAGACGAAATACAGTGGAGATGAACTGCTGGACAAAAATCAATCCATAAAG ACTGGTCCCTTCATCCTGCAGTCCCCGCCCCTCTCCACCTATAACCAACAGCTATGGCTCACCTGTATAATGCAGGTGGAACACAGCACTG TGGTGGACTTCCTGCAGCACTTTGAGATCAACGTGGAGCTGAAGGGAGTCATGCAGGATGCCAGCGTCATGCACATCCGCAGCAACGTGCACCAGAAATCACGAATGCTGCACTGTGGCGCT AAGTGTGATGAGATCATTGTGGTGCACCTGGGCTATCTGAATTACacacagtaccagatcaatgtcaGCTTCAAAGGCCTGGAGAACATCACCTACGAAGTCAAGGTCAACTTCATG tggaAGATGTATAATCCCTCGTTCTCTCAAGTGGAGATCTGGTTCCGGTTTGTCTTTGTGGTTTTGACCTTCATGGTGACG TGCATGTTTGCTCACTCTCTGAGGAAGTTCTCCATGAGAGACTGGGGCATTGAGCAGAAGTGGATGTCCATCCTGCTGCCTCTACTACTGCTGTATAACG ATCCATTTTTCCCACTGTCATTCCTGGTTAACAGCTGGTTTCCGAGGACTCTGGATGCATTCTTCCAGGCCCTCTTCCTGTGTTCCCTGCTGCTCTTCTGGCTCTGTGTCTACCACGGCATCCGGGTTCAG ggagagaggaagtgtctgACGTTCTATCTTCCTAAACTGGTCATTGTCGGCCTCCTGTGGCTCTCAGCAGTTACCTTGGGGATATGGCAAAC GGTCAATGAGCTACAGGACCCCACCTACCAGTACAAAGTGGACATCGCTAACTTCCAG GGCATGAAGATTTTCTTCCTGGTGGTGGTGACCCTGTACGTCCTGTATCTCATCTTCCTCATCGTCAGAGCTTGTTCTGAGCTCAAGAACATGCCCTATACCG ATCTCCGGCTGAAGTTTCTGACTGCGCTGACGTTTGTGGTCCTGGTAATAAG CATGGTGATACTCTATCTTAGGTTTGGTGCCAAGGCTCTGCAAGACAACTTTGTGGCTGAGTTGTCAACCCATTACCAGAACT CAGCTGAATTTTTATCTTTCTATGGATTACTCAACTTTTACTTGTACACATTAGCATTTGTGTATTCCCCCTCAAAAGACGCCATTTATG ACTCCCAGTTGAAGGATAATCCTGCATTCTCCATGCTCAATGACTCAGATGATGAAGTCATATACGG GAGCGATTACGAGGAGATGCCTTTGCAAAATGGCCGTGCCATCAAAGCAACAGCCAAGTACCAGAATGAGAGCGACAGCGACTGA